The nucleotide window AAAGCATATTCTGGTCTTGGAAAAAGGTCATGAAATTGGTGGAGGGAATTCTCACTATAGTCAGAATTCTCAAACTCTCCACGAAGGAGATATTGAGACGAATTATAGTTTGGATAAATCTACAGAAGTGGCATTTGCTACGAACATTACAAAAACTTACTTGGGTAAATTTTCTCCAGAAGCATATCGGCTGGATCAGAAGATGGTCATTGGAGTAGGAGAAAAAGAAGTATTGGAGTTAGAGAATCGTTTTGCTACGATAAAACATCTTTATCCTAAACTAAAGAAGATTGGTAGAGGGGAAATCAAAAAGTTGGAGCCAAATGTTGTAGAAGGTAGAGACGGAAGAGTTCCATTGTCTGCGCTATATACCGAAGGGTATACAGTAGACTTCAAAAAGCTCGCCAAATCTTTTCTGAAACAGTCTATTGCGTCTGGAAAAGACGTAACAGTTAAGCTCACTACTGAGGTACAGAAAATAAACAAGATAAAAGGCGGGTATAGATTGCTCACAAATTTTGGAAGTTTCACTACTAGGACGGTTGTGTTTATGGCCGGAGGGTATAGTTTAAAATTCGCTAAAGAATTGGGCTATGCTAAACACTGGGCTATCTTGCCTGTAGCAGGAAACTTTTATTTTTCCAATGAGCTTTATTTGCTCAAAGGAAAAGTGTATACAGTTCAAAAACCAAAGTTACCATTTGCTGCAGTGCATGGTGATGTTGAGATAAATGACTCATCGCTTGTGAGGTTTGGCCCTACTGCGAAAGTATTGCCTCTGCTTGAACGACGAAAGGGAATAGAGAGTTTATATCCTTTTCTGAAAACTTCGGTCTGGACTATGAAGGGTATGATTAGTTTATTTAAAATAATTTCAGACAAGACTTTGTTCTTGTATATTTTGAAAAACTTTTTATACGACATGCCTTTGATTGGTAAATACTTTTTTTTACAACAGGCAAGAAAGGTTGTGCCGAAGCTTCAATACAAAGACCTGTATTTTTCTAAAAAAGCCGGTGGAATTCGCCACCAAATATTGAACACAGAGATCGGTGAGCTCGAGATGGGTGAAGCCGAGATATTTGGTGAAGATATAATATTCAACATTGCGCCATCGCCTGGTGCTAGTGTTTGCCTGAAAAATTCATATGACTATGCAAAAAAGGTCGTTGAATTTTTCGAGGGAGAATTTATCTTCGATGAAGAAGCCTGGGACGAGATTTATTCTAAAAAAGAAGAACTCGTTTCATAAATTTAAAAAGCAGGAAACCCCTGCTTTTTCTTTTTTTTGCGGGCCCAAGAGGATTCGAACCTCTGTCGTCGGTTTTGGAGACCGAAATTCTACCACTGAACTATAGGCCCTGATGCAAGAGAGTATACATTAAATACTTTGCGTTTAAAAGTCTTTTTATTTTTTCTTAAACCAAGTTCTTTGTCTCTTTACATACTGCCAAGTTGATTTTTCTAGCTCTATAATCATTTCATTTTTCGATATTTTTCCTTGTAGATGAAGCGCGACGTATCTGCACTCGAGACCTAGTTCGTCCATACGCTTCCAAGATATTCCAGAGTCATGGAGTTTTTTTGCTTCGCGAATCATGCCGGCTTTTAGTCTTTCAAGCAGGCGAGTGCGTATATTAGCTTTTAGGATTTCATCGGGTAAATCTATATATACATCAAATACTTCGTATTTTGCTTTAGTTTCTAGCTTGGGGACTTTACCAAGAGCGGTTGCAATCTCGATTGCTCTTATTAGTCTTACTCGGTTTTTAGTGTCGATTTTTTCGTATCTTTTTTTATCAAGTTTCTTGAGTGTTTCGCAAAGTTTCAGAGTTGAATATTTTTCAAGTTTTTTTCTTAGAGTATTGTTTGGTGGCACTTCTGGTAGTACTACTCCTTTTGTAATCGCATCAACATAAAATCCTGTACCTCCTACAAGTACCGGCAAGTTACCGCGTGCATGTATAGCATTGATCGCTTGCTCTGCATCTTTTTTGAAATCTGAAACTGAATATACTTTTTTAGGATTTACCACACTCAACATATGGTGGGGGATTTTACCCATTTCTTTTTTTGTAACTTTACCCGAGAGTAAGTCTAGTCCTCGGTATACTTGCCTAGAGTCAGCAGACACAATCTCACACACAACACCTTTTTTGTTTAGATATTTAGCTAGCACAATACTAGCTCCAGTTTTTCCTGAAGATGTAGGGCCAGTTATAGAGATTATGGGTAGTTTTTTTACTTGCTTTTTTAGCATATATGTGGTATAATACTCGCAAATCTTTTAAGTATGAAAAAGAAAAAAATAATATCTTTAGGAATCATTTTTGCGATTATCATTATCTTTATGATAATAGGCTCTCGCAAGAGCAAGGGTGAAAATGAAAATGTAAAACCAGAAGTGGACAGAATTACTGTTCATTACAAGGATTACATTAACATGAAACCTACGCTTTCGTACAGTAACGTGTACGACGAACCAGAGTTCGATAATCTAAAAATGATCGGCTCTGTGGGAAAATATGGCGTGTACGGAGACCTGGGAAAAGCTCTTCGCACATGGCGCTTTGAGAATATCACGAGCGCAGTTGAAGATAGATACAATCTTCCTTGTCACCTTATTTTGGCCATGATTATGGAAGAGACCAATGGTGTTGATCTGCTACCAAATGGAAGCGGAGATGGTGGATATGGACTCTGTCACATGCAACCACCGGTGGCCAGTCAGTTTGGTCTAAGTGTATACAAGGACTGCAAAGGTATGGTTTGCAACGGAAAAGATAAAAGAAGTTGTAAGTCTAGAGATGGGCAATCTCTAAATCATGCCGCTGAATTGAAAAATATTCTCGTGCAAAACAATTATGACCGTAAAAAAGTCATAAAGTACGACGACAGGCTGCATCCAATCCTAAACATCGACGCAGTTGGTCGTATGATTGCAAGTTATATGGATGGTCCACGAATAGAAGGATGTGGTCCACTCAGAACTGCAATCTGTAGATATGCTGGTAGATATAACTACGCTTCGTATTGGAAGGATGTACGTAGAAATATGAAGCTACTAAGTGACCCTGTTTTTATGAAAAAAGTTGAGGATGCTTTCAATAAAGCCAATCCAAACTTAATAGTAAATGGGGAAGAAGGCGACTTTGATATGTACATAGATATATCACAGAACCAGGCATACAACTACGGCCTGGAGGAATATATAAACCTTCCGAAGTTCTTGCCCAAGAATTCAGAGATTGTACTCGCTACAATAGACGATTTCTAAAAAATAAGAAAAACGCTCCAAATAGGAGCGTTTTATTTTTGTGTTGACTATGTAGATATAAAGGTGTAGTTTGTTAAAAAACGAATGTTATGTACGGAAAATTAAAAAATGATTTTTTTGAAAAGAGAACTCTCACGGATCTTCTAAATGAACTAATGAGTCACGCTAGATCAATTGATCACAAGAGACAGATAGTCTCATACATAGAAGAGAATTATTTTAGTCCTAATAAAAACTTGATTGAATCAAAAAGGAGATTGGAGGAGCAAGATTTACCAGAGGTTATGAAAAAGAATATTTTATCTGCTCAAAAAACAGCCGTCAGCATGGCGGCCTCACTTATGCAACTTGATTCTATAAATGGTATAGCAGATATTGATAAGATTTTTAATCAAATGAGGGAAGTTCATGGCCAAGAAGCTCCTTCTCAGGATTATGAGGTCTAAAGTTTCTGGCTATTGACAAAAAAATCGCCATATGCTATACTGCCCAAGTACTAAATACAGCGAATGAACCCATACTACGTAGGAGCCTTCAGGTTCTACGAGGTGGTAATCCAGCTGTTGTTCTTTTTTAAAGGATCAATGCGATGCACTTATTGCTACGCAAAAGATCCTGTTGCGCGAATCTTGAAATCAATGCAACAAACAACATCTGGTTAGACTGCCTGTTTAACCTGAAGAATTTAGATGCACATCCCCACACCGCCCTCTGTAAAAAGAGACATAGTGTGGGGATTTTTTATTGACAAAAAATACAATCAAGATATATTTAGATTAAACAAATTGTATCTTTATGAGGAGAAATATACTGCCGGCAGAATTCTTCCAATCGAGGAGTTTTGAAGACTTACTTCTTATCTTAATTAGATCTACTTATACAGACGAAGAAAGACGGCAAATAATTGATTATATTCTCGAAAATTATTCAGAGAAAAAAATGATATCCGCTCTTGGTATTATGCCGACTCCTCTGGAACACATGCGCACACACCGTCTTCCAGAACGTTACAAGAAGGGTGTTAAGCTTGTTGATTTAATACAGGATTTGGTCTCGGGTAATATCAGTCAGTCCGAAAATGTAGATATATATAATTTTTTTCTTTATAATTTCAAAACCCCGTCTGAAGTTTTAGAAGATGCTTATAGTAAAGTCGATGCAGATTTTAAAATTTCAAGAGAAGACGAAGAGATGAAGAAGTTTGCGATTCTCATAGCAATGTCAGTCATCCAGGAACTTGGTAATGCAGTTCAGAGCAATACAATGAATTCTGATACAAATATCAGATTTATTGTGAACAAGAATTTGGAGAAGTTTGAGGATTTGAAAAAGAGAAAAGAAAGAAGAGTTTCTGTAAGAAGAAAGACATAATAAAACCTCCCAGAAATAGGGAGGTTTAGATTTTATATATTTGAATATTGTGCTAATATATTTTTGAAATTGCCCGGGTGGCGGAATGGTAGACGCAAGGGACTCAAAATCCCTCGATGGCAACATCGTGAGAGTTCAAGTCTCTCCCCGGGCACCAAATAGAAAATAATCCGAAAGGGTTATTTTTTATTTGGTCAAGAGACTTGAAAACCGGAGTGCGACGGCACGAGGTGGGGTCGCGGGATTTTTCAGCAGAAAAATACCCGTGACCAAGTCTCTCCCCGGGCACCAAATAGAAAATAATCCGAAAGGGTTATTTTTTATTTTTTGCCGAAGTATATGTTTTTCTGTTACAATACTCATCATGCAAGGACGTTATGAAAATTCTATATTTTTTATTGATGTAGACAAGATTGAACCAAATCCGTATCAGCCAAGACGTGACTTCGAAGAAGGTCCACTACAGGACCTGGCTTCCTCTATACGTCAGTATGGTGTGCTACAGCCCCTAGTTGTATCACGTGTTGAAGATATTACCGATGATGGTGGTATGGTCACAAGGTACGAGCTTATAGCCGGAGAGAGACGTCTCAGAGCTTCCAAGATTGCAGGGTTGATCCAGGTGCCTGCGATTATTAGAGTAGGTGATGACTCGATGGCAAAACTAGAGCTCGCTATCATAGAAAACCTGCAGCGCGAAGATTTGAATGCAGTAGATCGAGCTAGAGCTTTTCTTAAACTTCAAGATGAATTCAAATTTACTCATGCTCAGATTGGGGCAAAGATGGGTAAGAGTCGTGAGTATGTTTCAAATACAATGCGCTTACTTGCGCTTCCTCAAGAAATATTAGATGCATTGTCTGGTGGAAAAATTACAGAAGGTCACACAAGAGCACTCCTGATGCTTTCTGATAGAGCAGAAGAGCAGGCTGTGTTGTTCAAGGAGATTATTTATAAAAAAATAAACGTTCGTGATGCAGAAAAATATGCACGCAAGATTGCTGTTGAGCGAATTAGAAACAAAGAATATATTCCTGATCCAGAGATTGTTGAGATGGAATCAAAACTACAAGAAGCCTTGGGTACTCGAGTCCATATAGAGAAAAAGGAAAATGGGGGATCTATAACAATAGACTTCTTCACAAACGATGACCTACAATCTATTTTGGCAATGATAAAAGAGACAGAGAACAGGCCTACATTGTCCATGCTTGATAATTTTATAGCAAAGACAGATAGTACAATTGACGAGAATCTGAATAATGGAGTAGAACTCTCTCCTGTTATGGTAGAAAAAATAGACTCAATACCAGATGACTTGCCTGTAGAAGAAATCGTTTTGGAAGAGAAAGTAGAGGAGGTGTCTGAAGATGATTCAGATTTGTATAATATAAAAAGTTTTTCAATATAAGAAAAATCCCCTCTGGGGATTTTTTATATTGTATTTATAATACAGAAATTATGATGTCTTATTTCCCCCCAAAAGATAGGAATTTTGAAAGCAGACTATTTTCGCGTAAATATTTTTGGATTCTGTGGCGAGCAAGTGTAGTCTTTGCATAATCAAGCCACTTGCTTGAAGGATTTACATCTTTTTTTGTAGTCACTTCTACTATGTCTCCACTTTTCAATTTTGTGGATATAGAAACGAATTTATTGTTTACTTTTGCTCCAGCTATATGATCACCAATATCACTATGTATTGCATATGCAAAGTCCACAGCACAAGATTCTTCTGGAAGATCTATAATGTCACCTTTTGGTGTAAATACGAAAACCCGATCTTTGAAGAAATCACTTTTTAAGGATTCTAGGAAATTCTCGGAACCGTTTATATTCATCTCAGCATTGCGTAGTTCTTCTACCCAAGGATATTGAAGTGCAATTTTATTTTTCTTTGTTTTGTTTAGATTTTCTTTGTAGGCAAAGTGTGCGGCAATACCGTACTCTGCTTGCTCGTGCATATCTTTGGTGCGGATTTGTATTTCCACTACTCCACCTGTACCTGTAAAAATAGTAGTGTGTATACTTTTGTACCCGTTTGGTTTTGGAGTTGCAACATAGTCTTTTATTCTGCCGGGTAGGGGTTTCCATAATCCGTGTATTATGCCCAAGACCTGGTAACATTGTTCTATGTTTTCTACAATAACTCGCACGGCGATAATATCGTAGACTTTGTCGATATCCATCTCATATTTCTGCATTTTTTTATAAAGTGAATACAAATGCTTCACTCTTTGGTCGACAGAAACATAATTTAAACCCTGCATTTTGAAATTCTTTTTCAAAGCACGTTCTACTTCTGTAAGATATTTTGCATTTACTTCCTTTTTTTCTTTTAGAAGTTCAACAACCAACGCATGCTCTTTTGGGTATGCATAGGGGAATGCTGCGTCTTCAAGTTCACCCTTGAGCTTACCCATACCGAGTCGGTTTGCTAGTGGTGCATATATTTCAAGAGTCTCAAGTGCAATGCGCTTTTGTTTATCAGGGCGTAGATGTGAAAGGGTTTGAATATTGTGTAAACGATCGGCAAGCTTTATAACAATTACGCGCAAATCTTCAGCCATTGATACAAAGAATTTTCGCATGTTTTCTACGTTACGTTCTACTCCGCGGTATTTTAATTTTCCTAGCTTTGTAATTCCGTGAACAAGAAATTGTATTTCCTTACCAAAAATTTTCTCCAAGTCTTCTTCGGTTACTTCGGTATCTTCGACAGTATCGTGAAGTAAGCCTGAGGCTATAACAGTACTACTCATACCCAAATCTGCCAGAGTAATAGCTGTAGAATATACGTGATTGAAATAGGGTTCTCCACTAGCCCTCTTTTGAGGTAGATGGGCTTTTTCTGCGTATTCATATGCACGAGTAATAAGCTCAATATCTTTTTCGTTTGGGCTATTTGTGTGCTTTAGTAGCTCCTTTAAGCTTGGCATATATAAACTATATCCTATAAATATTTTTTTGACAAAAAAGATTTATAGTGTTAGATTTTTTAAAATTGTTTTTATGAATATATACATAGCCAGGCATGGCGAAAATGAAGATAATGCAAAAGGTATTCTAAATGGGCATCGTGACCTACCTCTTACAGATAAGGGATATGAACAGGCAAGGATTCTTGCAGGTAAAATAAAAGAAACCCAGATTAATTTCGACGTGGTCTACTCATCTCCACTTGAGCGAGCGTATGAAACAGGGAGAGTCATAACAAGAGTATTGCGTTTGATGAATCCAGTAGTCCATCCTCTATTGATCGAAAGAGACTTTGGTGTTATGACTGGACTCAAGGCCAGTCAAATCGAAGAAGTATGTGGAAGCCGTATTATTAAAGGGGAACACATCACATATTTCCTTGATCCACCAGAAGCTGAAACATTTCCTGACCTGATGGTTCGAGCAAGAGAATTCTTGGATTTTTTGCAAGAAGTTCATAGCGAGAATGAGAATATCTTGCTTACTTGTCATGGAGATATTGGCAAAATGATTTACGCAGAATTTTACGGTCTTGATTGGGAGGATGTTCTTGTAAATTTCCATTTTGGAAATTGCGACTTACTTTTGCTATCTAAAGATTCTCCAAAAGAAGATGTTCACGTGTTTGAATTCAAGCATTAAAGCAAAATCCCGCATGACTTGCGGGATTTTTATTTGTGTGGTATGGTTGGAAAAAATAATATATGGAAAAATTTGTTATTTCCCATGAGAACGTCATGGAAGTGTCTAAATTAGTAAACAAGGCACTTGGTAGAGGTTTTGACATCAGTGGTATTTGGGGACACTCACTTTTGAGTGGTGAGTATGTTGGGATGACTCACAATATCCCAAAGCTTGATACAAGTAATGTGAACGACGGGAAGCATTATGCATACAACGGCGTCCAGATGAAGTTTCAAAAGGCAAGAGTTGAAAATGCCGATGCTAAATCACTTGCAGAGATTGCTAAGTACATTTCACAGGGAAGCTCCGAAAGTATCCATTCCGTATTTGAAGGAGATGTTGTGATAATAAACAGGGAAAAAGTTTATTTTATTTCCCCTGGCGGGCCGAAGAAAAAAATCGCAGCTCTCGTCCCTTCTGTTGGGCTAAAATAAAATATACTTTACCTAGCAAAATCCCGCATGACTTGCGGGATTTTTATTTGTGTGGTATGGTTGGAAAAAATTAATAATGGAACAAGCGTTTACGGACTTCAATTTCTTCATTAAGATGGTGGTTATTTTATTTTGGTATTCAGCTCAGCTCTTCATAACTTTTCATTTTTTGAAAAAAATGAAAGAAGAGGCTGGAACAAGTGCGGAAAAATATTTTAGTAGCCCGCAATTCCTCCGGTCCAAGAAATTGAAATTCATTGTGACCATAATTGCTCTTTTTGTTCTTATAATTATTTTCCTTTTGGAAATTTATTTTGACCTAGAAAGAATGATTGTTTTGCAGCTGGTGTTTATATTATTTGCATACTTGGATCATAGGTCATGGAAAGACCTTCAGGAAAGATATAAAAAAATATAAATAAAAAAAATCCTTTGTTTGATCAAAGGATTTTTCTTTTGGCTTATTTATTGAGTTTGTGAGGATTGTGATTTGGGCAAGATTTATTACTACAACGTTCCGGTATCGTTTTAGGTCACAAGTCAATAATTCTTCGTCAAGAATTATTGCTCGCGACCCCGACTCGCGGTTTCTGTTGCTACAGAAACATCGCTCCGTCCGACGAAGACGATTATAAATGCAAATAAATTTGCATTTATTTAACTGGCTTATTTAGTTTATCTGGGCGGTGGTTAGGACACTTATTGTTACTGCAACGTTCAGGTATCGTCTTCGTCCCTTCCATCATAAGGCTTCCGCACATATCACAGATACGGCCTGTCGGTTTTGCTTTGATTGCGTTTTTACAATCTGGATAGTTTGAGCAAGAATAAAATATTCCAAATCTTCCTTTGCGCTCCATCATCTCACCTTTTTTACAAACCGGACATTCTACGCCAGTCATCTTTTTCTTGCGCTCTTCTTCGTCTTCTTTTATAAATTTACATTTTGGATAACGTGAGCAAGATATAAACATTCCAAAACGCCCTTCGCGTATTACTAGTTTTCCACCGCCAGATTTTGTAAGTTCCTTTTGTTTACCATCTTTATCTGTTCCGCAGAGTGGGCAAGGTTCTCCAATTTCTTTTGGCCCTTCCATGATTTTACCTTCAATAGTTCTTCCACCCATACAGTTTGGAAAATCTGCACAAGAAAGAAATTTTCCGTTCTTTCCTAGCTTTATGTACATTTCTTTGCCGCACACTGGGCAAGGGAATTCTTTTGGTCCAGCTCCTAGGTTTGTAATCTTATCTATTTTGTCTTTTGCTTTTACATCTTTTGTAAATGGCCCATAGAAATCTTTTAGAGTTTTTACATATTCTTTTTTACCTTCGGCAATATCGTCGAGATTGTCTTCCATATCTGCAGTAAATGTATCTGATATGTAGTCCATAAAGTTTGCTTCAAGAAAACTTGAAACTACATCACCTGTATCAGTAGGGAAAAGTGTACGGCCTTCTTTTGTTACATATCCGCGCTCTTCGATTGTGCGCATGATTGATGCATATGTAGACGGGCGTCCTATACCGCGAGATTCAAGTTCTTTGACTAGTCCAGCTTCAGTGTATCGAGATGGAGGTTGTGTTTCTTTTTCTGTACTACGTAAGTCCACAAGTGTTATGGTCTCTCCAATAGAAACTTTTGGTAGCTCTACATCTTCTCCTCGAGCGTCTGTATCTACAGTGAGCCATCCTGGGAAAATAACTCGTGATCCATTTGCAGTGAAGTCTGGAATATCACTATCGATATTTGCTGTAATTTTTGTACGCAACACTTTTGCATCTACCATTTGTGAAGAAACAGCTCTTTCCCAGATTAGGCGGTATAGTTTTTGCTGTTCTTCGGTGGAGCCTTCGCGAAGATTTTCAACATGAGTCGGGCGGATCGCTTCGTGAGCCTCTTGAGCGTTTTTGGATTTTGTTTTATAAGTATGAGCTTCGGCATATTCTTTTCCATATTTTTTTGCGATAAGAGCAAGTATCTGATCTTGTGCTTGTTTACTAAGATTTGTCGAATCTGTACGCATGTACGATATGTGTCCAGCTTCATAAAGTTTCTGTGCGACTTGCATAGTGCGGGATGGAGAAAATCCAAGACGAGTTGAAGCAACTTGCTGAAGTGTTGAGGTAGTAAAAGGTGCACGTGCTGATCTTTTTTGTTCGGTTTCTTTTACGTCTGTTACTTTCCAAGTTCCTTTTTTACCTTCTGCAAGAATTTTGTTTACTATTTTCTCATCACGAGGTTCTTCTACACACGAAAGGGTTAGAGCTTCTTTTTTTGAAGTTTTAAAATCTCCATCAATAACCCAGAATTTTTCAGGAATAAAAGCACGAATCTCACGTTCGCGTTCCATTATGATACGAAGTGCAGGGGATTGCACTCGTCCAGCTGAAAGTCCATAACGAACCTTTTTCCAGATAAGTCCTGACAGATCGTAGCCGACAAGTCTATCCAATACTCTACGAGCTTCTTGGGCTTTTACAAGTTTTTCATCTATATCACGAGGGTGCTTGAGAGCTTCCTCGATTGCTTCTTTTGTGATTTCATTGAAAGCTACGCGCTTGATATCACTCTTCACTTTCTTATCTGCATCTAGAATTTGTTTTATATGCCAAGAAATAGCCTCTCCTTCACGGTCCGGGTCAGTTGCAAGTATTATAGAATCAGCTTTGTGTGCAAGGGTCTTTAGTTCACTTATGACTTTTTCTTTACCAACAGAATTTTCATAGTGTGGTACAAACCCAGCTTCTATATCAATAGCTTTTTTATTTGATTTTGGAAGGTCTCGAATATGTCCAACAGACGCGCGAACAGTGTACTTGCCGTCCAAGTACTTTTCTATAGTCTTTGCTTTTGATGGTGATTCGACGATTAAGAGTTTCATATATTTATTACTTATTTATATAAACACAATAAGTATGTTGCTAAATTAGTACCACGCTTCAATTTTTTTAGCAAATTTGATAATTTTAATTTTAAATTCTTATGATCTCTCCGAACTCTTCTTTTATAAGACCTTTTATCTCCAATACTGATAATATGGAGTTTATTTCTGTAACGGATTTATCTATGGTGCGCAGAACTTCGTCACGTGCTTTTGGTTCACTTAAAAATTCTAAAATTATCTTTTCGTCCTGAGAGCAATCTTCCAATTCACGGTTTATATCCTCTTTTTTCTCAACAGAAAAACCTAAGGCTTCTAATAGTTCGTTGGAATTTGTTATAGGTGTTGCACCAAGTCTAATCAACGAATTTGTTCCTTTTGATACAGGAGAGAATATAGAGCCCGGGACCACTAAAACATCTCTATTGTATTCAGTAGCAAGACGCGCGGTTATGCGAGTTCCTGATTTTTCTTCAGCTTCTATTATTAGCACAGCTTTTGATATTCCGGCCATTAGACGATTGCGTCTTGGGAAGGTCCATATAGCCGCAGATTGTTCTGGCTCAAATTCAGAAACAAGACATCCTCCTTGTGTAATTATGCTATCCGCAAGACCTCTATTTGAATACGGATAAAGATTTTTATTTGAAAGCCCTGATCCAGGGAAGGCTACTGTCTTTAATCCAGCTCTCATGGCGGCTTTATGTGCGATAGTGTCTATACCAAGAGCAAGTCCTGAAACTATAACAATAGGGTATCCACGGAGTCCTTCTATTAGCATTTCACAAGCATCGCGTCCATAGCTTGTGTATTTTCTAGAGCCGACAATTGTTAGATATATAGAACCAATAGGTGGTAACTTGCCTTTGATGTAAATTTTTTTAGGTGGCTCTGGTATTTCATTCAGGCCGAAAGGGAAGTCTTCTTTTTTTAGTTCTTCTATATTTTCCATATGTTTACTTGCTTTGAATATTTTTATACAATTATAAAAAATTATAGCAGATGGTAAAGAGAATAGATGTTACCCCTTTTCCAAAGAAGAAACTTGAGAGGTTAAATGGAACTAATAATATTGATTTTGTTGAAAATGATGGATGGGTTGGGTTCTTGATTCAAATAGAATTTGAAGATGGAAGAATTTTAGAAGAAAGAACTTCTGCTCCGCTCAATTCTGAAACAGAACTTACACCAGCTTATTATTTTACAGTTGGAGTACAGATGCTTGCTTCTATTATTGGCGCTGAATACAGCTTCGTTCATCACAAGAAAGATTTTACAAAATTAGGAAACCTACAAGAGGACTATGAGAATTAAAGCTCTAAAGACTAGAGCTTTTTTATTTTGGAATATTTTGTTATAGTTTTAAAATGCTAGACATAAAATTCATCCGTGAAAATCAAGATATTGTAAAACAGGCTATTTTAAAGAAAAGGGCATCTGTCGATATAGACGAGCTTCTTTCTTTGGATGACAGAAGGCTTGAGTTATCTAAAGTGTGCGAAGGTCTACGTGCAGAGCAAAATCTTGCTTCAAAACAAATCGCTGTAGAACGTGATGAAAATAAACGTGCTCAGATGATTTCTGAAATGAAATTGATCAAAGATGATTTTGAAAAGAATGAAGTTAGTCTGAGAGAGATAATGGAATCTTGGCAAAAAATAATGCTTACAATTCCAAATATTCCTTCTGTAGATACTCCCGAAGGAGAAGATGATAGTGCAAATGTGGTAATAAAAGAATGGGGTCAGAAACCAGAATTTTCTTTTACACCAAAGGAGCATTTTGAAATTGGTAAAGCGTTAGGAGTTATAGACACCGAGACTGCGACTGAAGTAGCTTCATCTAGATTTGCATATCTAAAAGGTGATCTTGTCTTGATGCAGTTTGCATTGATACAAATGTGTTATGAATTGCTCGGCAACAAAGAAGTTCTTTC belongs to Candidatus Nomurabacteria bacterium and includes:
- a CDS encoding bifunctional (p)ppGpp synthetase/guanosine-3',5'-bis(diphosphate) 3'-pyrophosphohydrolase — its product is MPSLKELLKHTNSPNEKDIELITRAYEYAEKAHLPQKRASGEPYFNHVYSTAITLADLGMSSTVIASGLLHDTVEDTEVTEEDLEKIFGKEIQFLVHGITKLGKLKYRGVERNVENMRKFFVSMAEDLRVIVIKLADRLHNIQTLSHLRPDKQKRIALETLEIYAPLANRLGMGKLKGELEDAAFPYAYPKEHALVVELLKEKKEVNAKYLTEVERALKKNFKMQGLNYVSVDQRVKHLYSLYKKMQKYEMDIDKVYDIIAVRVIVENIEQCYQVLGIIHGLWKPLPGRIKDYVATPKPNGYKSIHTTIFTGTGGVVEIQIRTKDMHEQAEYGIAAHFAYKENLNKTKKNKIALQYPWVEELRNAEMNINGSENFLESLKSDFFKDRVFVFTPKGDIIDLPEESCAVDFAYAIHSDIGDHIAGAKVNNKFVSISTKLKSGDIVEVTTKKDVNPSSKWLDYAKTTLARHRIQKYLRENSLLSKFLSFGGK
- a CDS encoding FAD-dependent oxidoreductase codes for the protein MRRINIGIQYDVIIVGAGVGGASLAYVLSNFTSVKHILVLEKGHEIGGGNSHYSQNSQTLHEGDIETNYSLDKSTEVAFATNITKTYLGKFSPEAYRLDQKMVIGVGEKEVLELENRFATIKHLYPKLKKIGRGEIKKLEPNVVEGRDGRVPLSALYTEGYTVDFKKLAKSFLKQSIASGKDVTVKLTTEVQKINKIKGGYRLLTNFGSFTTRTVVFMAGGYSLKFAKELGYAKHWAILPVAGNFYFSNELYLLKGKVYTVQKPKLPFAAVHGDVEINDSSLVRFGPTAKVLPLLERRKGIESLYPFLKTSVWTMKGMISLFKIISDKTLFLYILKNFLYDMPLIGKYFFLQQARKVVPKLQYKDLYFSKKAGGIRHQILNTEIGELEMGEAEIFGEDIIFNIAPSPGASVCLKNSYDYAKKVVEFFEGEFIFDEEAWDEIYSKKEELVS
- the miaA gene encoding tRNA (adenosine(37)-N6)-dimethylallyltransferase MiaA produces the protein MLKKQVKKLPIISITGPTSSGKTGASIVLAKYLNKKGVVCEIVSADSRQVYRGLDLLSGKVTKKEMGKIPHHMLSVVNPKKVYSVSDFKKDAEQAINAIHARGNLPVLVGGTGFYVDAITKGVVLPEVPPNNTLRKKLEKYSTLKLCETLKKLDKKRYEKIDTKNRVRLIRAIEIATALGKVPKLETKAKYEVFDVYIDLPDEILKANIRTRLLERLKAGMIREAKKLHDSGISWKRMDELGLECRYVALHLQGKISKNEMIIELEKSTWQYVKRQRTWFKKK
- a CDS encoding histidine phosphatase family protein codes for the protein MNIYIARHGENEDNAKGILNGHRDLPLTDKGYEQARILAGKIKETQINFDVVYSSPLERAYETGRVITRVLRLMNPVVHPLLIERDFGVMTGLKASQIEEVCGSRIIKGEHITYFLDPPEAETFPDLMVRAREFLDFLQEVHSENENILLTCHGDIGKMIYAEFYGLDWEDVLVNFHFGNCDLLLLSKDSPKEDVHVFEFKH
- a CDS encoding ParB/RepB/Spo0J family partition protein — translated: MQGRYENSIFFIDVDKIEPNPYQPRRDFEEGPLQDLASSIRQYGVLQPLVVSRVEDITDDGGMVTRYELIAGERRLRASKIAGLIQVPAIIRVGDDSMAKLELAIIENLQREDLNAVDRARAFLKLQDEFKFTHAQIGAKMGKSREYVSNTMRLLALPQEILDALSGGKITEGHTRALLMLSDRAEEQAVLFKEIIYKKINVRDAEKYARKIAVERIRNKEYIPDPEIVEMESKLQEALGTRVHIEKKENGGSITIDFFTNDDLQSILAMIKETENRPTLSMLDNFIAKTDSTIDENLNNGVELSPVMVEKIDSIPDDLPVEEIVLEEKVEEVSEDDSDLYNIKSFSI